One Actinomycetota bacterium genomic region harbors:
- a CDS encoding 4Fe-4S dicluster domain-containing protein, whose protein sequence is MRRMRLARREFLAWGLAGAATALTYGLWPGKADAAPLLRPPGAQDEEDFVSRCLRCQECVRACMTGCLEPAGSEYGAAVMWTPRFNPALAKCEFELCGRACARACPVGAIRRPADDEVCLGTARVDRGKCIAWAEGKACLVCHERCSYGAIEPDSRGRPRVVKKRCTGCGACQNTCVTCPDPAIVVYPPEKGVRS, encoded by the coding sequence GTGCGGAGGATGAGACTGGCACGCCGGGAATTCCTGGCCTGGGGCCTAGCCGGTGCAGCCACGGCGCTCACCTACGGGTTGTGGCCGGGGAAGGCGGATGCCGCGCCCTTGCTCAGGCCGCCGGGAGCGCAGGACGAGGAGGACTTCGTGTCGCGCTGCCTGCGCTGCCAGGAGTGCGTGCGCGCCTGCATGACCGGTTGCCTGGAACCCGCGGGTAGTGAATACGGGGCCGCCGTGATGTGGACGCCCCGCTTCAACCCCGCGCTGGCCAAGTGCGAGTTCGAGCTGTGCGGGAGGGCCTGCGCACGGGCCTGCCCGGTGGGAGCCATTCGCCGCCCGGCCGACGACGAGGTGTGCCTGGGTACCGCGCGCGTGGACCGGGGAAAGTGCATCGCCTGGGCGGAGGGCAAGGCCTGCCTGGTATGCCATGAACGCTGTTCCTACGGGGCCATAGAGCCCGATTCCCGGGGCCGGCCCCGGGTGGTGAAGAAGAGGTGCACCGGGTGCGGCGCCTGCCAGAACACCTGCGTCACCTGCCCGGACCCGGCCATAGTGGTCTACCCCCCAGAAAAAGGGGTCAGGTCTTGA
- a CDS encoding DUF362 domain-containing protein: MDRREFLERAGKAALGLGGLYLAAVLPGCGGQEACPVEEGPQASAQDLPAPEKGGDFTGLVVVRGNDPAAMLRVGLLEWGGLERLQPAGKRVLIKVNAAFARPPGDAATTDPRLVSEAVRLFREAGASEVVVYDHILQDLVDATLERNGIGQAAQEAGARLAVYAVKKPGPARVVQVPGGRALLSVGILEDIFQADVIVNMPKAKHHSGAGLTMAMKNLIGCTQNMGKVHEIDLHRAIAELNTLVRPSLIVLDATSVLLDRGPGGPGTVGHPGSLVLGTDPVAVDAYACGFFGRSPREIGYLVHGEELGLGTTDFQSLGVREVEA; the protein is encoded by the coding sequence ATGGACAGAAGGGAATTCCTGGAAAGGGCGGGAAAGGCGGCCCTGGGACTGGGCGGGTTGTACCTGGCGGCCGTCCTGCCCGGTTGCGGCGGCCAGGAAGCCTGTCCCGTTGAGGAAGGCCCCCAGGCTTCCGCGCAGGACCTCCCGGCGCCGGAAAAAGGAGGCGATTTCACCGGCCTGGTGGTGGTGAGGGGTAATGACCCGGCGGCCATGCTGCGTGTCGGGTTGCTGGAATGGGGGGGCCTGGAGAGGCTGCAGCCGGCCGGAAAGCGGGTGTTGATAAAGGTCAACGCCGCCTTCGCTCGGCCCCCGGGGGACGCCGCCACCACCGACCCGCGCCTGGTATCGGAGGCAGTGCGCCTCTTCCGTGAGGCAGGAGCTTCGGAAGTGGTGGTCTATGATCACATCCTGCAGGACCTGGTGGACGCCACCCTGGAGAGGAACGGAATAGGGCAGGCGGCCCAGGAGGCGGGAGCCCGCCTCGCGGTCTACGCGGTGAAGAAGCCGGGACCCGCGCGGGTGGTGCAGGTACCGGGAGGAAGGGCCCTGCTCTCGGTGGGAATCCTGGAGGACATCTTCCAGGCCGACGTCATCGTCAACATGCCCAAGGCCAAGCACCACAGCGGGGCCGGCCTGACCATGGCCATGAAGAACCTCATCGGCTGCACCCAGAACATGGGGAAGGTGCACGAAATCGACCTCCACCGGGCCATCGCCGAGCTTAACACCCTCGTCCGTCCCTCCCTCATCGTGCTGGACGCCACCAGCGTGCTCCTGGACCGCGGTCCCGGCGGCCCGGGAACCGTGGGCCACCCGGGAAGCCTGGTGCTGGGCACCGACCCGGTGGCCGTGGACGCCTACGCCTGCGGGTTCTTCGGCCGTTCGCCAAGGGAGATAGGTTACCTGGTCCACGGGGAGGAACTGGGCTTGGGCACCACCGATTTCCAGTCCCTGGGAGTAAGGGAAGTGGAGGCTTGA
- a CDS encoding 4Fe-4S binding protein yields MSWTRRAAQAVFLSLFVILAWSASYPPGALNENLFLRFDPLAAFVAASWSGLWAYLLPAWLLLLATAFSGRFFCGWVCPLGTVLEWTPSLRGRRRRRRFSELRAVDVTGRVIGEEERKIRLKYVFLVLFLLLSLAGINLAWAYDPLVIANRALTFLLSGGVPFIFIGLVALAVLAGPRFWCREMCPLGACLSLTGMLGSRLPAGASPLSLVKEEDACIHCGNCSLACPFGITEVADARRTGRLALADCALCGECVAACPREGALSLRFFGYALSSSRGRKRGRDGMSPESGEEVLVKCGG; encoded by the coding sequence TTGTCCTGGACAAGGCGGGCGGCACAGGCCGTCTTCCTGTCCCTCTTCGTTATCCTGGCCTGGTCTGCCTCCTATCCGCCGGGAGCGTTAAACGAGAACCTGTTCCTACGTTTCGACCCCCTGGCCGCCTTCGTGGCCGCCTCCTGGAGCGGACTTTGGGCTTACCTCCTTCCCGCCTGGCTCCTGCTCCTGGCCACCGCCTTCAGCGGCCGCTTCTTCTGCGGCTGGGTGTGCCCCCTGGGCACGGTGCTGGAATGGACGCCTTCCCTGCGGGGAAGGCGGCGGAGGAGGAGGTTCTCGGAGCTGCGGGCGGTGGACGTCACCGGCAGGGTGATAGGGGAGGAGGAGAGGAAGATAAGGCTCAAGTACGTCTTCCTGGTCCTCTTTCTGCTCCTCTCCCTGGCGGGGATCAACCTGGCCTGGGCCTACGATCCCCTGGTCATCGCTAACCGGGCGCTGACCTTCCTGCTCTCCGGTGGCGTCCCCTTCATCTTCATCGGCCTGGTGGCCCTGGCCGTACTCGCGGGACCGCGTTTCTGGTGCCGGGAGATGTGTCCCCTGGGGGCCTGCCTGTCCCTTACCGGGATGCTCGGCTCCCGGCTTCCCGCCGGGGCCAGCCCGCTCTCCCTGGTCAAGGAGGAGGATGCCTGTATCCACTGCGGCAATTGCTCCCTGGCCTGTCCCTTCGGGATAACCGAGGTGGCGGACGCGCGGCGGACGGGCAGGCTGGCCCTCGCCGATTGTGCCCTGTGCGGGGAGTGTGTGGCCGCCTGCCCGCGCGAAGGCGCCCTGTCGCTGCGTTTCTTCGGGTACGCACTCTCCTCTTCGCGGGGGAGGAAGAGGGGGCGGGATGGGATGTCCCCGGAATCGGGCGAGGAGGTTCTTGTGAAGTGCGGAGGATGA